A single region of the Brassica rapa cultivar Chiifu-401-42 chromosome A03, CAAS_Brap_v3.01, whole genome shotgun sequence genome encodes:
- the LOC103856551 gene encoding uncharacterized protein LOC103856551 — translation MSPSPSPSASPTTMPPGYIHGPPSLSPEESDLKYKDGSGTERESSSGGGKKAGIAVGAIAAASMVGVAGYVLKKRRENIRRSRYEYAATEIF, via the coding sequence ATGTCTCCATCTCCTTCACCATCGGCCTCTCCAACAACGATGCCTCCCGGTTACATTCACGGGCCACCGTCTCTGTCACCGGAAGAAAGTGATCTCAAATACAAAGACGGTAGTGGAACAGAGAGGGAAAGTTCCTCAGGAGGCGGAAAGAAGGCTGGAATCGCGGTTGGAGCGATTGCAGCAGCGAGTATGGTTGGCGTCGCAGGGTACGTGTTGAAGAAACGGCGAGAGAACATTCGTCGATCACGATATGAATACGCCGCCACTGAGATATTCTGA
- the LOC103856552 gene encoding putative defensin-like protein 274 translates to MASSRFQLVALLVIFSLVITAQSNLTEKEEMDGPCRLRGTCDEDSDCDTHCHRSTDAVKMDGHCLFDRPTPVCCCLFD, encoded by the exons atggcCTCATCAAGATTTCAACTTGTTGCCCTTCTTGTCATCTTCTCTCTCGTTATTACTGCCCAATCTAATTTAACAG AAAAGGAAGAAATGGACGGACCATGCCGCTTGAGAGGAACATGCGATGAGGACAGCGACTGCGACACCCATTGCCACCGAAGCACCGACGCTGTAAAAATGGACGGCCACTGTCTCTTCGACAGACCCACCCCCGTATGCTGTTGCCTCTTTGATTAA